The following coding sequences lie in one Takifugu rubripes chromosome 8, fTakRub1.2, whole genome shotgun sequence genomic window:
- the LOC105416787 gene encoding IQ calmodulin-binding motif-containing protein 1 isoform X3: MFNRLFLPSVMDGLLSITSHLMRQTECASLFRKVMTDSVGRLFRVHTHLATQVLSSVYYEQIQMCDDAAVCLLCIQLWSQACTSSSDFVSMLTDDSLLLLLNEAVGQLAISSGSAVGAASISLVLLLASQQELRVHRCLLSFKGLDSLLDKDWRGQGFDKDVDQLIKFIKSDKSTRRSSQASSDQVKAACVIQAAWRSYKTRRRVKSLNRAVSTLQRKYRARMRQKQQEKEVEQLEKELRFQVVLRRQQARRQFHERQRDLLHLLPAEQLQTFLQECERRAAVVIQRFWRGFKERQCYMRHRNTLKQKQQEQQAARTLQKAVRRFLLNRRASKVTPYHGFWIGQKGLTDSRRTELKKQVEGYISQHPSSRVSREECERLHEEMQLLLMLELRKGNHQRREEERIEALLARAHTQMELLIDAPALSAVTESDVESFLSPSGSIAARARNAHNEMLQANRLPWWKTLGESTNTDMTCSTHPQETDELGQRESLKTELTPNIAGGLKRTNGIFSTQ, translated from the exons ATGTTTAATCGGCTCTTCCTGCCATCAGTCATGGACGGCCTCCTCTCAATAACCAGTCACCTGATGAGGCAGACAGAG TGTGCGTCTCTTTTCAGGAAAGTGATGACGGATTCAGTTGGCAGGCTTTTCAGAGTTCACACTCATCTGGCCACGCAGG TCCTCAGCTCTGTGTACTATGAACAAATCCAGATGTGTGATGATGCGGCTGTGTGTCTGCTCTGCATCCAGCTGTGGAGTCAGGCTTGCACATCTAGCAG CGATTTCGTCTCCATGTTGACCGATGACtctctcctgttgctgctcaatGAGGCTGTTGGCCAGTTGGCCATCAGCTCGGGGTCTGCAGTAGGCGCTGCCTCCATCAGCCTGGTGCTCCTGTTGGCCAGTCAGCAGGAACTCCGTGTTCATCGCTGCCTCCTCAGCTTCAAAG GTCTGGACAGCTTATTGGACAAAGACTGGAGAGGGCAGGGCTTTGACAAGGATGTGGATCAGCTGATCAAATTCATCAAATCTGATAAAAGCACAAGGCGTTCCTCTCAG GCTTCTAGTGACCAAGTTAAGGCCGCTTGCGTGATCCAAGCAGCCTGGAGGTCATATAAGACCAGACGCAGAGTTAAGAGCCTAAACCGAGCTGTCAGCACACTGCAGAGGAAATATAG GGCTCGAATGAGacagaaacaacaggaaaaggaggtggaacaaTTGGAAAAAGAGCTGAGGTTTCAG GTGGTTTTGAGACGTCAGCAGGCAAGAAGGCAGTTCCACGAGAGACAGAGGGacctgctgcacctcctccctgctg agcagctgcagacctTCTTGCAGGAGTGTGAGCGCCGTGCGGCCGTGGTGATTCAGAGGTTCTGGCGAGGCTTCAAAGAGAGGCAATGCTACAtgagacacagaaacacactaaAACAGAAGCAGCAAGAACAACAAGCAGCCAGAACACTTCAAAAAGCG GTGCGTCGATTCCTCCTGAACCGCAGAGCTTCCAAGGTCACACCCTATCACGGTTTCTGGATTGGTCAGAAAGGTTTGACAGACAGCCGCAGGACTGAGCTAAAGAAGCAGGTGGAGGGATACATTTCCCAGCATCCA tcctCCCGTGTGTCTCGCGAGGAGTGTGAACGTCTTCATGAggagatgcagctgctgctgatgttggagCTGCGGAAAGGAAATCAtcaaaggagggaggaggagaggatagagGCTCTGCTggctcgtgcacacacacagatggagctCCTCATAg ATGCCCCAGCCCTGTCCGCCGTTACAGAGTCAGACGTCGAGTCCTTTTTGAGCCCCTCGGGTTCTATTGCTGCTCGTGCCCGTAACGCCCACAATGAAATGCTGCAGGCGAACAGGCTGCCATGGTGGAAGACGCTGGGAGAATCCACCAACACTGACATGACTTGCTCTACCCACCCTCAGGAGACGGATGAACTTGGACAGCGGGAGTCATTAAAGACGGAATTAACTCCAAACATTGCTGGGGGTTTAAAAAGGACAAATGGGATATTTTCTACTCAATGA
- the LOC105416787 gene encoding IQ calmodulin-binding motif-containing protein 1 isoform X1: MMEAVVLEMKQQLEDGDLTLDRKISLLNDGINKVLTTAGVDRHSCVLTSVKTQLYLSGVLDHCVHILSLDPRRLRDHWSSVTTLAQLTSYCCIGVEPGQRLEMFNRLFLPSVMDGLLSITSHLMRQTECASLFRKVMTDSVGRLFRVHTHLATQVLSSVYYEQIQMCDDAAVCLLCIQLWSQACTSSSDFVSMLTDDSLLLLLNEAVGQLAISSGSAVGAASISLVLLLASQQELRVHRCLLSFKGLDSLLDKDWRGQGFDKDVDQLIKFIKSDKSTRRSSQASSDQVKAACVIQAAWRSYKTRRRVKSLNRAVSTLQRKYRARMRQKQQEKEVEQLEKELRFQVVLRRQQARRQFHERQRDLLHLLPAEQLQTFLQECERRAAVVIQRFWRGFKERQCYMRHRNTLKQKQQEQQAARTLQKAVRRFLLNRRASKVTPYHGFWIGQKGLTDSRRTELKKQVEGYISQHPSSRVSREECERLHEEMQLLLMLELRKGNHQRREEERIEALLARAHTQMELLIDAPALSAVTESDVESFLSPSGSIAARARNAHNEMLQANRLPWWKTLGESTNTDMTCSTHPQETDELGQRESLKTELTPNIAGGLKRTNGIFSTQ; the protein is encoded by the exons AT GATGGAAGCTGTGGTGTTGGAGATGAAGCAGCAACTGGAGGACGGTGACCTAACGCTGGACAGGAAAATCAGCCTGCTGAACGACGGCATAAATA AGGTTCTAACCACAGCTGGAGTGGACAGACACAGCTGTGTGTTGACTAGTGTGAAAACTCAGCTGTATCTGAGTGGTGTCCTGGATCACTGCGTCCACATTCTCTCTCTGGATCCCAGGAGGCTGCGTGACCACTGGAGCTCCGTCACCACACTCGCTCAGCTCACCAG ttACTGCTGCATTGGGGTAGAACCTGGTCAACGTTTAGAGATGTTTAATCGGCTCTTCCTGCCATCAGTCATGGACGGCCTCCTCTCAATAACCAGTCACCTGATGAGGCAGACAGAG TGTGCGTCTCTTTTCAGGAAAGTGATGACGGATTCAGTTGGCAGGCTTTTCAGAGTTCACACTCATCTGGCCACGCAGG TCCTCAGCTCTGTGTACTATGAACAAATCCAGATGTGTGATGATGCGGCTGTGTGTCTGCTCTGCATCCAGCTGTGGAGTCAGGCTTGCACATCTAGCAG CGATTTCGTCTCCATGTTGACCGATGACtctctcctgttgctgctcaatGAGGCTGTTGGCCAGTTGGCCATCAGCTCGGGGTCTGCAGTAGGCGCTGCCTCCATCAGCCTGGTGCTCCTGTTGGCCAGTCAGCAGGAACTCCGTGTTCATCGCTGCCTCCTCAGCTTCAAAG GTCTGGACAGCTTATTGGACAAAGACTGGAGAGGGCAGGGCTTTGACAAGGATGTGGATCAGCTGATCAAATTCATCAAATCTGATAAAAGCACAAGGCGTTCCTCTCAG GCTTCTAGTGACCAAGTTAAGGCCGCTTGCGTGATCCAAGCAGCCTGGAGGTCATATAAGACCAGACGCAGAGTTAAGAGCCTAAACCGAGCTGTCAGCACACTGCAGAGGAAATATAG GGCTCGAATGAGacagaaacaacaggaaaaggaggtggaacaaTTGGAAAAAGAGCTGAGGTTTCAG GTGGTTTTGAGACGTCAGCAGGCAAGAAGGCAGTTCCACGAGAGACAGAGGGacctgctgcacctcctccctgctg agcagctgcagacctTCTTGCAGGAGTGTGAGCGCCGTGCGGCCGTGGTGATTCAGAGGTTCTGGCGAGGCTTCAAAGAGAGGCAATGCTACAtgagacacagaaacacactaaAACAGAAGCAGCAAGAACAACAAGCAGCCAGAACACTTCAAAAAGCG GTGCGTCGATTCCTCCTGAACCGCAGAGCTTCCAAGGTCACACCCTATCACGGTTTCTGGATTGGTCAGAAAGGTTTGACAGACAGCCGCAGGACTGAGCTAAAGAAGCAGGTGGAGGGATACATTTCCCAGCATCCA tcctCCCGTGTGTCTCGCGAGGAGTGTGAACGTCTTCATGAggagatgcagctgctgctgatgttggagCTGCGGAAAGGAAATCAtcaaaggagggaggaggagaggatagagGCTCTGCTggctcgtgcacacacacagatggagctCCTCATAg ATGCCCCAGCCCTGTCCGCCGTTACAGAGTCAGACGTCGAGTCCTTTTTGAGCCCCTCGGGTTCTATTGCTGCTCGTGCCCGTAACGCCCACAATGAAATGCTGCAGGCGAACAGGCTGCCATGGTGGAAGACGCTGGGAGAATCCACCAACACTGACATGACTTGCTCTACCCACCCTCAGGAGACGGATGAACTTGGACAGCGGGAGTCATTAAAGACGGAATTAACTCCAAACATTGCTGGGGGTTTAAAAAGGACAAATGGGATATTTTCTACTCAATGA
- the LOC105416787 gene encoding IQ calmodulin-binding motif-containing protein 1 isoform X2 — MEAVVLEMKQQLEDGDLTLDRKISLLNDGINKVLTTAGVDRHSCVLTSVKTQLYLSGVLDHCVHILSLDPRRLRDHWSSVTTLAQLTSYCCIGVEPGQRLEMFNRLFLPSVMDGLLSITSHLMRQTECASLFRKVMTDSVGRLFRVHTHLATQVLSSVYYEQIQMCDDAAVCLLCIQLWSQACTSSSDFVSMLTDDSLLLLLNEAVGQLAISSGSAVGAASISLVLLLASQQELRVHRCLLSFKGLDSLLDKDWRGQGFDKDVDQLIKFIKSDKSTRRSSQASSDQVKAACVIQAAWRSYKTRRRVKSLNRAVSTLQRKYRARMRQKQQEKEVEQLEKELRFQVVLRRQQARRQFHERQRDLLHLLPAEQLQTFLQECERRAAVVIQRFWRGFKERQCYMRHRNTLKQKQQEQQAARTLQKAVRRFLLNRRASKVTPYHGFWIGQKGLTDSRRTELKKQVEGYISQHPSSRVSREECERLHEEMQLLLMLELRKGNHQRREEERIEALLARAHTQMELLIDAPALSAVTESDVESFLSPSGSIAARARNAHNEMLQANRLPWWKTLGESTNTDMTCSTHPQETDELGQRESLKTELTPNIAGGLKRTNGIFSTQ; from the exons ATGGAAGCTGTGGTGTTGGAGATGAAGCAGCAACTGGAGGACGGTGACCTAACGCTGGACAGGAAAATCAGCCTGCTGAACGACGGCATAAATA AGGTTCTAACCACAGCTGGAGTGGACAGACACAGCTGTGTGTTGACTAGTGTGAAAACTCAGCTGTATCTGAGTGGTGTCCTGGATCACTGCGTCCACATTCTCTCTCTGGATCCCAGGAGGCTGCGTGACCACTGGAGCTCCGTCACCACACTCGCTCAGCTCACCAG ttACTGCTGCATTGGGGTAGAACCTGGTCAACGTTTAGAGATGTTTAATCGGCTCTTCCTGCCATCAGTCATGGACGGCCTCCTCTCAATAACCAGTCACCTGATGAGGCAGACAGAG TGTGCGTCTCTTTTCAGGAAAGTGATGACGGATTCAGTTGGCAGGCTTTTCAGAGTTCACACTCATCTGGCCACGCAGG TCCTCAGCTCTGTGTACTATGAACAAATCCAGATGTGTGATGATGCGGCTGTGTGTCTGCTCTGCATCCAGCTGTGGAGTCAGGCTTGCACATCTAGCAG CGATTTCGTCTCCATGTTGACCGATGACtctctcctgttgctgctcaatGAGGCTGTTGGCCAGTTGGCCATCAGCTCGGGGTCTGCAGTAGGCGCTGCCTCCATCAGCCTGGTGCTCCTGTTGGCCAGTCAGCAGGAACTCCGTGTTCATCGCTGCCTCCTCAGCTTCAAAG GTCTGGACAGCTTATTGGACAAAGACTGGAGAGGGCAGGGCTTTGACAAGGATGTGGATCAGCTGATCAAATTCATCAAATCTGATAAAAGCACAAGGCGTTCCTCTCAG GCTTCTAGTGACCAAGTTAAGGCCGCTTGCGTGATCCAAGCAGCCTGGAGGTCATATAAGACCAGACGCAGAGTTAAGAGCCTAAACCGAGCTGTCAGCACACTGCAGAGGAAATATAG GGCTCGAATGAGacagaaacaacaggaaaaggaggtggaacaaTTGGAAAAAGAGCTGAGGTTTCAG GTGGTTTTGAGACGTCAGCAGGCAAGAAGGCAGTTCCACGAGAGACAGAGGGacctgctgcacctcctccctgctg agcagctgcagacctTCTTGCAGGAGTGTGAGCGCCGTGCGGCCGTGGTGATTCAGAGGTTCTGGCGAGGCTTCAAAGAGAGGCAATGCTACAtgagacacagaaacacactaaAACAGAAGCAGCAAGAACAACAAGCAGCCAGAACACTTCAAAAAGCG GTGCGTCGATTCCTCCTGAACCGCAGAGCTTCCAAGGTCACACCCTATCACGGTTTCTGGATTGGTCAGAAAGGTTTGACAGACAGCCGCAGGACTGAGCTAAAGAAGCAGGTGGAGGGATACATTTCCCAGCATCCA tcctCCCGTGTGTCTCGCGAGGAGTGTGAACGTCTTCATGAggagatgcagctgctgctgatgttggagCTGCGGAAAGGAAATCAtcaaaggagggaggaggagaggatagagGCTCTGCTggctcgtgcacacacacagatggagctCCTCATAg ATGCCCCAGCCCTGTCCGCCGTTACAGAGTCAGACGTCGAGTCCTTTTTGAGCCCCTCGGGTTCTATTGCTGCTCGTGCCCGTAACGCCCACAATGAAATGCTGCAGGCGAACAGGCTGCCATGGTGGAAGACGCTGGGAGAATCCACCAACACTGACATGACTTGCTCTACCCACCCTCAGGAGACGGATGAACTTGGACAGCGGGAGTCATTAAAGACGGAATTAACTCCAAACATTGCTGGGGGTTTAAAAAGGACAAATGGGATATTTTCTACTCAATGA